A window of the Symbiobacterium terraclitae genome harbors these coding sequences:
- a CDS encoding D-alanine--D-alanine ligase family protein translates to MNAKTRVYLLFGGRSGEHEVSLMSARNVLQALDRSKYEVVPIGITKEGRWLMTGDPLRALTEGVAAAGGFPVGLLGEPTRGELVPLAGEAPALEPAERVVFFPVLHGTYGEDGTIQGLLEMAGVPYVGCGVLASSTGMDKGVAKALFKQAGLNVGPYKVYLRRDWERDPAAVRADVEATFAGYPLFVKPANLGSSVGISKVKRPEDLDHAFAQAARFDRRIIVEQGLDAREIEVAVLGNDDPIASVPGEVLPGAEFYDYEDKYFNDRSQTRIPADLPDDLVQEFRRQAIVAFKAIDGAGMARVDFFLERGTNRIFINEVNTIPGFTRISMYPKLWEASGISYSELCDRLIELALERHADKSRNATSV, encoded by the coding sequence ATGAACGCCAAGACCCGCGTCTACCTGCTTTTCGGCGGTCGCTCCGGCGAGCACGAGGTCTCGCTGATGTCGGCCCGCAACGTGCTCCAGGCGCTGGACCGCAGCAAGTACGAGGTGGTGCCCATCGGCATCACCAAGGAGGGCCGCTGGCTGATGACCGGCGACCCGCTCCGGGCGCTCACCGAGGGCGTCGCCGCGGCCGGCGGCTTCCCCGTGGGCCTGCTGGGCGAGCCGACGCGGGGGGAGCTCGTGCCGCTGGCCGGGGAAGCGCCCGCGCTCGAACCCGCCGAGCGGGTGGTCTTCTTCCCCGTGCTGCACGGCACCTACGGCGAGGACGGCACGATCCAGGGGCTGCTGGAGATGGCGGGCGTGCCCTACGTCGGCTGCGGCGTGCTGGCCTCCAGCACCGGCATGGACAAGGGCGTGGCCAAGGCGCTCTTCAAGCAGGCCGGCCTCAACGTCGGGCCGTACAAGGTCTACCTGCGCCGGGACTGGGAGCGGGACCCGGCGGCCGTCAGGGCCGACGTGGAGGCCACCTTTGCCGGCTACCCGCTCTTCGTGAAACCGGCCAACCTCGGCTCCTCGGTGGGCATCAGCAAGGTCAAGCGGCCGGAGGACCTTGACCACGCTTTCGCGCAGGCGGCGCGCTTCGACCGGCGCATTATCGTCGAGCAGGGCCTCGATGCCCGCGAGATCGAGGTGGCGGTGCTGGGGAACGACGACCCCATCGCCTCGGTGCCGGGAGAAGTGCTGCCGGGCGCGGAGTTCTACGACTACGAGGACAAGTACTTCAACGACCGGTCGCAGACGCGGATCCCGGCCGACCTGCCCGACGACCTGGTGCAGGAGTTCCGCCGGCAGGCCATCGTGGCCTTCAAGGCCATCGACGGGGCGGGCATGGCCCGGGTCGACTTTTTCCTGGAGCGGGGCACCAACCGGATCTTCATCAACGAGGTGAACACGATTCCCGGCTTCACCCGCATCTCGATGTACCCCAAGCTCTGGGAGGCCTCCGGCATCAGCTACAGCGAGCTCTGCGACCGGCTGATCGAGCTGGCGCTGGAGCGGCACGCCGACAAGAGTCGAAACGCCACGTCTGTCTGA
- a CDS encoding PIG-L deacetylase family protein, whose translation MERRSGSTLPWLVAGGAVAAAWLVWRRMQQPYYPGVALQAGLEMVSRRYRVLAIGPHPGDLELFAGGTLRLLSQNGSAVTMAVLSRGERATNRANIGEIRAREAEQAAAILRAELIQLDLPDGRIRPGPDLERALDDLWIRTRPELVLAFDPKGPVPLGQNPDHLALGAAVLARARSSISRGERIYFYAARHPNVLVDITEVMQEKLNAVKAHRSQLRGPDWAVSLFNRYVCRLHTGRVPAMYAEPFYRLV comes from the coding sequence TTGGAGCGGCGATCGGGTTCCACACTCCCCTGGCTGGTTGCGGGCGGGGCCGTGGCCGCGGCATGGCTGGTCTGGCGCCGCATGCAGCAGCCCTACTACCCCGGCGTCGCGCTGCAGGCCGGCCTGGAGATGGTCAGCCGGCGCTACCGGGTGCTCGCCATCGGCCCGCACCCGGGCGACCTGGAGCTGTTCGCCGGGGGCACGCTGCGGCTCCTGTCCCAGAACGGCAGCGCCGTCACCATGGCCGTGCTGTCGCGGGGCGAGCGGGCCACGAACCGCGCCAACATCGGAGAGATCCGCGCCCGCGAGGCCGAGCAGGCGGCGGCGATCCTGCGGGCGGAGCTGATCCAGCTGGACCTGCCCGACGGGCGGATCCGCCCCGGCCCTGACCTGGAGCGGGCGCTGGACGACCTCTGGATCCGCACCCGGCCCGAACTGGTGCTGGCCTTCGACCCCAAGGGGCCGGTGCCCCTGGGGCAGAACCCCGACCATCTCGCCCTGGGGGCGGCGGTACTGGCCAGGGCCCGCAGTTCGATCTCCCGGGGCGAGCGCATCTACTTCTACGCTGCGCGCCACCCCAACGTGCTGGTAGACATCACCGAAGTGATGCAGGAGAAGCTGAACGCCGTCAAGGCGCACCGGAGCCAGCTGCGGGGCCCGGACTGGGCGGTGAGCCTCTTCAACCGGTACGTCTGCCGCCTCCACACGGGGCGGGTGCCCGCGATGTACGCGGAGCCCTTCTACCGGCTGGTCTGA
- a CDS encoding PIG-L deacetylase family protein: protein MPRKVQARPDLTLAVKRRLFSCLYRAGSSRWAERLAARLMAPDHPGLALAQGELLVTTPRRVLALTAHPDDLEFFCGGTLRRMALAGSRITAVVFSDGEKRGNWEDLAGERQAEQWLAARIQGYETVQFLGLPDFGLAEDPRLERALARAWDRAAPEVVFAFDPKELVPGMANRDHKALGRTVLDVARSRVSGGAQVYFYGTRSPDVLVDITAVMADKLRAVKAHRSQMVYLDEAETDGAVRLMGRIMAGRSGATYAEGLFRLM, encoded by the coding sequence TTGCCCCGGAAGGTACAGGCCCGCCCCGACCTGACCCTGGCCGTCAAGCGCCGCCTGTTCTCCTGCCTCTACCGGGCGGGCAGCAGCCGGTGGGCGGAGCGGCTGGCTGCCCGCCTCATGGCGCCCGACCACCCGGGCCTCGCCCTGGCGCAGGGCGAGCTGCTGGTCACCACGCCCCGGCGGGTGCTGGCGCTGACGGCCCACCCCGACGACCTGGAGTTCTTCTGCGGCGGCACCCTCCGGCGGATGGCCCTCGCCGGCAGCCGCATCACCGCGGTCGTCTTCTCCGACGGCGAGAAGCGCGGCAACTGGGAGGACCTGGCCGGCGAGCGGCAGGCGGAACAGTGGCTCGCCGCCCGCATCCAGGGGTACGAGACGGTTCAGTTCCTCGGCCTGCCCGACTTCGGACTGGCAGAGGACCCCCGCCTGGAGCGGGCGCTGGCCCGCGCCTGGGACCGCGCGGCCCCGGAGGTGGTCTTCGCCTTCGACCCGAAGGAGCTGGTGCCGGGGATGGCCAACCGCGACCACAAGGCGCTGGGGCGCACGGTGTTGGACGTGGCCCGGTCGCGGGTCTCGGGCGGTGCGCAGGTCTACTTTTACGGCACGCGCAGCCCGGACGTGCTGGTGGACATCACCGCCGTGATGGCCGACAAGCTGCGGGCGGTGAAGGCGCACCGCAGCCAGATGGTCTACCTGGACGAGGCCGAGACCGACGGGGCGGTCCGCCTCATGGGGCGCATCATGGCCGGACGCTCCGGGGCGACCTACGCCGAGGGGCTCTTCCGGCTGATGTGA
- a CDS encoding RsmE family RNA methyltransferase: protein MTTRFFLDRVESGRVVLSRADSHHLLRVMRAAPGTPFIALAGGVAYDCVLEAVEDGLACGRVVGSRPATGEPRIRIALFQGLAKGEKMEFVIQHGTELGIAEFIPVAAARSVVKLDAKKAADRTERWQRIAREAAEQSRRGAVPRVSAPVTWKEAVAGIAGFDLALVPWEEGGEPLKAVLEAHPDALSYALFIGPEGGLTADEVALARAAGAIPVTLGPRILRTETAPLAAAAAILYARGEMG, encoded by the coding sequence GTGACGACCCGCTTCTTCCTGGACCGGGTGGAGAGCGGGCGCGTCGTCCTCTCCCGCGCGGACTCCCACCACCTGCTGCGCGTGATGCGCGCGGCGCCCGGCACGCCGTTCATCGCCCTCGCCGGGGGCGTGGCCTACGACTGCGTCCTCGAGGCGGTGGAGGACGGGCTGGCCTGCGGGCGCGTGGTGGGCAGCCGCCCGGCGACGGGCGAGCCGCGCATCCGCATCGCGCTCTTCCAGGGGCTCGCCAAGGGGGAGAAGATGGAGTTCGTGATCCAGCACGGCACGGAGTTGGGCATCGCCGAGTTCATCCCCGTCGCGGCGGCCCGCAGCGTGGTGAAGCTGGACGCGAAGAAGGCCGCCGACCGCACCGAGCGCTGGCAGCGCATCGCGCGGGAGGCGGCGGAGCAGTCGCGCCGGGGGGCCGTGCCCCGCGTGTCCGCACCGGTGACGTGGAAGGAGGCGGTGGCGGGCATCGCCGGGTTCGATCTCGCCCTGGTCCCCTGGGAGGAGGGCGGGGAGCCGCTGAAGGCGGTACTGGAGGCCCATCCGGACGCGCTGTCCTACGCGCTCTTCATCGGCCCCGAGGGGGGACTCACGGCCGATGAGGTGGCGCTGGCCCGGGCCGCCGGTGCGATCCCCGTCACGCTGGGGCCGCGGATCCTGCGCACGGAGACGGCCCCGCTGGCTGCTGCTGCCGCAATCCTGTACGCCCGCGGCGAGATGGGGTAG
- the prmA gene encoding 50S ribosomal protein L11 methyltransferase yields MRYLETTIRCRRAAADAVGNLLMELSGSGYAVDDPLAVLENRPNWEITDLVPGDPEWVTVTGWLPETDDLEQQRLRLEAALDRLRGMGLGAIEPARFRWVEDEDWANNWKAYFKPLRLGERLVVIPSWEQHDLQPGDLPLYLDPGMAFGTGTHATTALCLRWLERLVTPGSRVIDVGTGSGILAIAAHRLGAGSVLAVDIDPVAVQVAEENIRRNGAPVEVRRATLDQVEAEEADLIVANIIASVIQEILPDVHARLKPGGRFLASGIIAEKRDAVAAAMTEAWLLPVGIREQDGWVAILAMKP; encoded by the coding sequence TTGCGTTATCTGGAGACGACCATCCGCTGCCGCCGGGCGGCGGCCGACGCGGTGGGCAACCTGCTGATGGAGCTGAGCGGCAGCGGCTACGCCGTCGACGACCCGCTGGCTGTGCTGGAGAACCGGCCCAACTGGGAGATCACGGACCTGGTGCCCGGGGACCCCGAGTGGGTGACGGTGACGGGCTGGCTGCCGGAGACCGACGACCTGGAGCAGCAGCGGCTGCGCCTCGAGGCGGCGCTGGACCGCCTCCGGGGCATGGGCCTGGGCGCCATCGAGCCCGCCCGCTTCCGCTGGGTCGAGGACGAGGACTGGGCGAACAACTGGAAGGCCTACTTCAAGCCGCTGCGCCTGGGCGAGCGGCTGGTGGTCATCCCCTCCTGGGAGCAGCACGACCTGCAGCCGGGCGACCTGCCGCTCTACCTGGATCCGGGCATGGCCTTCGGCACCGGGACGCACGCCACCACCGCCCTCTGCCTGCGTTGGCTGGAGCGGCTGGTCACGCCCGGCAGCCGCGTGATCGACGTGGGCACGGGCTCCGGCATCCTGGCCATCGCTGCCCACCGACTCGGCGCGGGCTCCGTGCTCGCGGTCGACATCGACCCGGTGGCGGTGCAGGTGGCGGAGGAGAACATCCGGCGCAACGGGGCGCCCGTCGAGGTGCGGCGGGCGACGCTGGACCAGGTGGAGGCGGAAGAGGCAGACCTGATTGTGGCCAACATCATCGCCTCGGTGATCCAGGAGATCCTGCCCGACGTCCACGCCAGGCTGAAGCCCGGCGGCCGGTTCCTGGCCTCGGGGATCATCGCCGAGAAGCGGGACGCGGTGGCCGCGGCGATGACCGAGGCCTGGCTGCTGCCGGTGGGCATCCGGGAGCAGGACGGCTGGGTGGCCATCCTGGCGATGAAGCCGTGA
- the dnaJ gene encoding molecular chaperone DnaJ, translated as MAKRDYYEVLGVPRNATEAEIKKAFRTLARKYHPDANKDDPNAAEKFKEINEAYQTLSDPEKRARYDQFGHAAEQMGGMGGNPFEGFGGFGQGDFGGFGDIFEMFFGGGRQRTARGPVRGADLEYELELTLEEAAFGCTKELRVPRTEDCDTCGGSGARPGTNPVTCPRCKGTGQIQVTQNTVFGRFVNVSTCDRCRGEGKIIESPCPACHGRGRVQKTKRVEVRVPGGVDTGQRLRMPGYGEAGERGGAPGDLYIVMRVRPDRRFRREGDDLYSEAEISFIQAALGTEIEVQTLDGPEVIRVPEGTQPGDTIRLKGKGVKRLRGSGRGDQHVVIRVKTPGRLSERERALLMELAALRGERVSGMAEHKEKGFFEKMKDALGGR; from the coding sequence CTGGCCAAACGCGACTACTACGAGGTGCTGGGCGTACCCCGGAACGCCACCGAGGCCGAGATCAAGAAGGCCTTCCGCACCCTCGCGCGCAAGTACCACCCGGACGCCAACAAGGACGACCCCAACGCCGCCGAGAAGTTCAAGGAGATCAACGAGGCCTACCAGACCCTCTCCGATCCCGAGAAGCGGGCCCGCTACGACCAGTTTGGCCACGCCGCGGAGCAGATGGGCGGCATGGGCGGCAACCCCTTCGAGGGGTTCGGCGGCTTCGGGCAGGGCGATTTCGGGGGCTTTGGCGACATCTTCGAGATGTTCTTCGGCGGCGGGCGGCAGCGGACCGCACGCGGGCCGGTGCGCGGCGCGGACCTGGAGTACGAGCTGGAGCTGACCCTGGAAGAGGCCGCCTTCGGCTGCACCAAGGAGCTGCGCGTCCCCCGCACCGAGGACTGCGACACCTGCGGCGGCTCCGGAGCCCGGCCGGGCACGAACCCGGTCACGTGCCCCAGGTGCAAGGGCACCGGGCAGATTCAGGTTACCCAGAACACCGTCTTCGGCCGGTTCGTCAACGTCAGCACCTGCGACCGCTGCCGGGGCGAGGGCAAGATCATCGAGTCGCCCTGCCCCGCCTGCCACGGGCGCGGGCGCGTGCAGAAGACGAAGCGGGTCGAGGTGAGGGTGCCGGGCGGCGTGGACACCGGGCAGCGCCTGCGCATGCCCGGTTACGGCGAGGCCGGCGAGCGGGGCGGCGCCCCCGGCGACCTCTATATCGTGATGCGGGTGAGGCCCGACCGGCGGTTCCGCCGCGAGGGCGACGACCTGTACAGCGAGGCCGAGATCTCCTTCATCCAGGCCGCCCTGGGCACCGAGATCGAGGTGCAGACGCTGGACGGGCCCGAGGTCATCAGGGTGCCCGAGGGCACGCAGCCGGGCGACACAATCCGGCTGAAGGGCAAGGGCGTCAAGCGCCTGCGGGGCTCGGGCCGGGGAGACCAGCACGTGGTGATCAGGGTGAAGACGCCGGGGCGCCTCTCCGAGCGGGAGCGAGCGCTGCTCATGGAGTTGGCCGCCCTCCGCGGCGAGCGGGTCTCCGGCATGGCCGAGCACAAGGAGAAGGGGTTCTTCGAGAAGATGAAGGATGCCCTGGGTGGCCGTTAG
- the dnaK gene encoding molecular chaperone DnaK, producing MAKVIGIDLGTTNSVVAVMDGNEPTVLENAEGDRTTPSVVAFSKTGERLVGKVAKRQAITNPDRTIISIKRHMGSDYKVRIDDKTYTPQEISAMILAKLKADAEAKLGEKITQAVITVPAYFTDSQRQATKDAGTIAGLEVLRIINEPTAAALAYGLDKGDDQRILVFDLGGGTFDVSILELGGGTFQVIATAGNNKLGGDDFDERIVNYVADRFQREHGIDLRKDKQALQRLREAAEKAKVELSSVTTTNINLPFITMTSEGPVHLDETLTRAKFEELTADLVEATMGPTRQALKDAGVEPGEIDKVLLVGGSTRIPAVQEAVRRFFGKEPYKGINPDEVVAMGAAIQAGVIKGDVKDVLLLDVTPLSLGIETLGGVFTKLIERNTTIPTRKSQIFSTAADGQTQVEIHVLQGEREMAAYNKTLGRFILDGIPPAPRGVPKIEVTFDIDVNGIVHVSAKDLGTGKEQKITIQSQTSMSKEEIEKAIKEAEAMAAEDKRRREEAEIRNNADAAVYNAEKMLKESEGKGIDQSLLDAVKNAIDPVKEALKGTDAQAIKQATEKLTEAVYKLSAAIYEKAGAGAGANAQTGQEAGGGEHMDADFKVKDEDK from the coding sequence ATGGCCAAGGTGATCGGCATTGACCTCGGCACGACCAACTCGGTCGTGGCCGTGATGGATGGCAACGAGCCCACCGTGCTGGAGAACGCGGAGGGCGACCGCACCACCCCGTCGGTGGTGGCGTTCAGCAAGACCGGCGAGCGGCTGGTCGGCAAGGTGGCCAAGCGGCAGGCCATCACCAACCCCGACCGCACGATCATCTCGATCAAGCGGCACATGGGCAGCGACTACAAGGTCCGCATCGACGACAAGACATACACGCCGCAGGAGATCTCGGCGATGATCCTGGCCAAGCTGAAGGCCGACGCCGAGGCGAAGCTGGGCGAGAAGATCACGCAGGCGGTCATCACCGTGCCGGCCTACTTCACGGACTCCCAGCGGCAGGCGACCAAGGACGCCGGCACCATCGCCGGCCTCGAGGTCCTGCGCATCATCAACGAGCCGACCGCGGCGGCGCTGGCCTACGGCCTCGACAAGGGCGACGACCAGCGGATCCTGGTCTTCGACCTGGGCGGCGGCACGTTCGACGTGTCGATCCTCGAGCTCGGCGGCGGCACTTTCCAGGTCATCGCGACGGCCGGCAACAACAAGCTGGGCGGCGACGACTTCGACGAGCGCATCGTGAACTACGTCGCCGACCGCTTCCAGCGGGAGCATGGCATCGACCTCCGCAAGGACAAGCAAGCGCTGCAGCGGCTGCGCGAGGCCGCCGAGAAGGCGAAGGTCGAGCTCTCCTCCGTGACGACCACCAACATCAACCTGCCCTTCATCACTATGACCAGCGAGGGGCCGGTCCACCTGGACGAGACCCTCACCCGGGCCAAGTTCGAGGAGCTGACGGCCGACCTGGTGGAGGCCACGATGGGCCCCACCCGCCAGGCCCTGAAGGACGCGGGCGTGGAGCCCGGCGAGATCGACAAGGTGCTGCTGGTGGGCGGCTCCACCCGCATCCCGGCCGTGCAGGAGGCCGTGCGCCGCTTCTTCGGTAAGGAGCCGTACAAGGGCATCAACCCGGACGAGGTCGTCGCCATGGGCGCCGCCATCCAGGCCGGCGTCATCAAGGGCGACGTGAAGGACGTCCTGCTGCTCGACGTCACCCCGCTCTCCCTGGGCATTGAGACCCTGGGCGGCGTGTTCACCAAGCTGATCGAGCGGAACACCACCATCCCGACCCGGAAGAGCCAGATCTTCTCCACCGCCGCGGACGGCCAGACTCAGGTGGAGATCCACGTCCTGCAGGGCGAGCGCGAGATGGCCGCCTACAACAAGACCCTGGGCCGGTTCATCCTCGACGGCATCCCGCCGGCGCCGCGCGGCGTGCCCAAGATCGAGGTCACCTTCGACATCGACGTCAACGGCATCGTGCACGTCTCGGCCAAGGACCTGGGCACCGGCAAGGAGCAGAAGATCACCATCCAGTCGCAGACGTCCATGTCCAAGGAGGAGATCGAGAAGGCCATCAAGGAGGCCGAGGCGATGGCCGCCGAGGACAAGCGGCGCCGCGAGGAGGCCGAGATCCGCAACAATGCGGACGCCGCGGTGTACAATGCAGAGAAGATGCTCAAGGAGTCCGAGGGCAAGGGCATCGACCAGTCGCTGCTGGACGCCGTGAAGAACGCCATCGATCCGGTGAAGGAGGCCCTCAAGGGCACCGACGCCCAGGCGATCAAGCAGGCCACGGAGAAGCTGACCGAGGCCGTTTACAAGCTCTCGGCGGCCATCTACGAGAAGGCGGGCGCCGGGGCCGGCGCCAACGCCCAGACCGGCCAGGAGGCCGGCGGCGGCGAGCACATGGACGCCGACTTCAAGGTGAAGGACGAGGACAAGTAG
- the grpE gene encoding nucleotide exchange factor GrpE has protein sequence MEEQSRNTPRDQTPPEPPPDGAPEQEQTETAQPAAEAPEAASADQESQAAQAAEAKVAELTERLIRLHADFENYRRRMQREKEEVAVYGNQRLLLNLLPVLDNLERALATPPTPGDERLREGVELTARAFRAVLEKEGVTPIEAVGKPFDPNLHEAMMTDEDPEQEDGVVLAEFQKGYRLGDRVIRASLVKVNRRS, from the coding sequence ATGGAGGAGCAGTCCAGGAACACCCCCCGGGATCAGACGCCACCAGAACCGCCGCCGGACGGCGCTCCGGAGCAGGAGCAGACGGAGACAGCCCAGCCGGCCGCCGAAGCACCGGAGGCCGCCTCCGCTGACCAGGAGAGCCAGGCAGCGCAGGCCGCCGAGGCGAAGGTGGCCGAACTGACCGAACGGCTCATCCGGCTGCACGCCGACTTTGAGAACTACCGGCGCCGCATGCAGCGGGAGAAGGAGGAAGTGGCGGTCTACGGGAACCAGCGGCTGCTCCTGAACCTTCTGCCCGTACTGGACAATCTTGAAAGAGCGCTGGCCACACCGCCCACCCCTGGCGACGAGCGGCTGCGCGAGGGCGTCGAGCTCACGGCGCGCGCGTTCCGGGCCGTTCTGGAGAAGGAGGGCGTCACCCCGATCGAGGCGGTCGGCAAGCCCTTCGACCCCAACCTGCACGAGGCCATGATGACCGATGAGGACCCGGAGCAGGAGGACGGCGTGGTGCTGGCCGAGTTCCAGAAGGGGTACCGGCTGGGCGACAGGGTGATCCGGGCGAGCCTGGTCAAGGTCAACAGGCGCAGCTAG
- the hrcA gene encoding heat-inducible transcriptional repressor HrcA — MIDDRKNKVLQAIIEDYVATAEPVGSRTIARKYNLGVSPATIRNEMSDLEELGYLEQPHTSAGRIPSDRGYRYYVDCLMPEYSITEAERERIRRTFERKIYEIDTLVRETARLLSDTTHLTAVISGPQFEKAVFKELRLVPLSGDKALLVYITDSGMIENKVLEMPYEVTLLEFQQVTEVLNEQLRGQRVESLSRGALQALQRELSRYGSLLEQALYFLEQRMEPGERRRLYLGGTTHMLDQPEFRDVNRLKGLLSFLEHEESVVDLLQPEKETDGVEVQIGEEIRVRELADCSIVTATYRLGDEIIGKMGVIGPKRMEYARVVSVLNSISAYLNEATRRG; from the coding sequence GTGATTGATGACCGCAAGAACAAGGTGCTGCAGGCGATCATCGAAGACTACGTTGCCACCGCCGAGCCGGTCGGATCACGGACGATTGCGCGCAAGTACAACCTCGGAGTCAGTCCTGCCACCATCCGCAACGAGATGTCTGACCTGGAGGAACTGGGCTACCTGGAGCAGCCGCACACCTCGGCTGGCCGGATCCCGTCCGACCGGGGCTACCGCTACTACGTCGACTGCCTCATGCCCGAGTACTCGATCACCGAAGCCGAGCGGGAGCGCATCCGGCGCACGTTCGAGCGGAAGATCTACGAGATCGACACCCTGGTGCGTGAGACAGCCCGGCTTCTCTCCGATACCACCCACCTCACCGCGGTGATCTCCGGCCCGCAGTTCGAGAAGGCCGTCTTCAAGGAGCTGCGCCTGGTGCCGCTGAGCGGTGACAAGGCGCTGCTGGTCTACATTACGGACAGCGGCATGATCGAGAACAAGGTGCTGGAGATGCCCTACGAGGTCACCCTTCTGGAGTTTCAGCAGGTGACCGAGGTCCTGAACGAGCAGCTGCGGGGCCAGCGCGTGGAGTCGCTCTCCAGGGGGGCGCTCCAGGCGCTGCAGCGGGAACTCTCCCGGTACGGCTCGCTGCTGGAGCAGGCGCTCTACTTCCTCGAGCAGCGGATGGAGCCCGGGGAGCGCCGGCGGCTCTACCTGGGCGGCACCACCCACATGCTGGACCAGCCCGAGTTTCGCGACGTCAACCGGCTGAAGGGCCTGCTCTCGTTCCTGGAGCACGAAGAGTCGGTCGTCGACCTGCTGCAGCCCGAGAAGGAGACCGACGGGGTGGAGGTCCAGATCGGCGAGGAGATCCGGGTGCGCGAGCTGGCGGACTGCTCCATCGTCACGGCCACCTACCGGCTGGGCGACGAGATCATCGGCAAGATGGGCGTGATCGGCCCCAAGCGCATGGAGTACGCGCGGGTGGTCTCCGTGTTGAACTCCATCTCCGCCTACCTCAATGAGGCGACCAGGAGGGGCTGA
- the guaA gene encoding glutamine-hydrolyzing GMP synthase — MSRHSDLIVVVDFGGQYSQLIARRVRELQVYCEIWPASAPASRFREANVSGIIFSGGPASVYGEGAPRIDPAVYELGIPVLGICYGMQLMALQLGGAVERPDRGEYGKAVLRLAPGEHPLFRGLGGETQVWMSHFDSVVRVPQGFRVLGSTENTPVAVIGDDGRRFYGVQFHPEVVHTLQGREIIKNYLFNIVGCKGDWTTESFIASQVEAIRRRVGDGQVLCALSGGVDSSVAAVLVHQAIGDQLTCMFVDHGLLRKGEAEQVVRTFRDRFRIKLVHVDASERFLSKLKGVTDPEQKRKIIGNEFIYVFQDEARKLGQIDYLVQGTVYPDVIESGTGTAQVIKSHHNVGGLPKEMKFQLIEPFRELFKDEVRAVGRTLGVPEEIVGRHPFPGPGLGIRVLGEVTPDKLAILREADAIYIEEIRKAGLYDKIWQAFAVLPDVRSVGVMGDERTYAYPIVLRAVTSEDGMTADFYRFPWELLERISNRIVNEVPQVNRVVYDMTSKPPGTIEWE, encoded by the coding sequence ATGAGTCGCCATAGTGATCTGATTGTCGTCGTCGATTTCGGCGGTCAGTATTCACAGCTGATCGCACGCCGCGTGCGCGAGCTGCAAGTCTACTGCGAGATCTGGCCTGCGAGCGCACCGGCGAGCCGCTTCCGGGAGGCGAACGTCAGCGGGATCATCTTCTCCGGCGGGCCGGCTTCGGTCTACGGCGAGGGCGCCCCGCGCATCGACCCGGCCGTGTACGAGCTGGGCATCCCGGTCCTCGGCATCTGCTACGGCATGCAGCTGATGGCGCTGCAGCTGGGCGGCGCGGTGGAGCGCCCCGACCGCGGGGAGTACGGGAAGGCGGTTCTCCGCCTGGCGCCCGGCGAGCACCCGCTGTTCCGCGGGCTCGGCGGCGAGACCCAGGTCTGGATGAGCCACTTCGACTCGGTCGTCAGGGTGCCGCAGGGCTTCCGGGTGCTGGGCTCGACAGAGAACACGCCCGTCGCCGTCATCGGCGACGACGGCCGGCGTTTCTACGGCGTGCAGTTCCACCCCGAGGTGGTGCACACGCTGCAGGGCCGGGAGATCATCAAGAACTACCTCTTTAACATTGTAGGATGCAAGGGCGACTGGACCACGGAGTCCTTCATCGCCAGCCAGGTCGAGGCGATCCGCCGGCGGGTGGGTGACGGCCAGGTGCTCTGCGCCCTGTCGGGCGGCGTCGACTCCTCCGTGGCCGCGGTGCTCGTCCACCAGGCGATCGGCGACCAGCTGACCTGCATGTTCGTCGACCACGGCCTGCTGCGCAAGGGCGAGGCGGAGCAGGTGGTCCGCACCTTCCGGGACCGCTTCCGCATCAAGCTGGTGCACGTGGACGCCTCCGAGCGCTTCCTCAGCAAGCTGAAGGGCGTCACCGATCCCGAGCAGAAGCGGAAGATCATCGGCAACGAGTTCATCTACGTCTTCCAGGACGAGGCGCGCAAGCTGGGGCAGATCGACTACCTGGTGCAGGGCACCGTCTACCCAGACGTCATCGAGTCGGGCACCGGGACCGCGCAGGTGATCAAGTCGCACCACAACGTGGGCGGGCTGCCGAAGGAGATGAAGTTCCAGCTGATCGAGCCCTTCCGGGAGCTGTTCAAGGATGAGGTGCGCGCCGTGGGCCGCACCCTGGGCGTGCCCGAGGAGATCGTCGGCCGCCACCCGTTCCCGGGCCCGGGGCTGGGCATCCGGGTGCTGGGCGAGGTCACGCCGGACAAGCTGGCGATCCTGCGGGAGGCCGACGCGATCTACATCGAGGAGATCCGGAAGGCCGGGCTGTACGACAAGATCTGGCAGGCGTTCGCCGTGCTGCCGGACGTGCGCAGCGTGGGTGTGATGGGCGACGAGCGGACCTACGCCTACCCGATCGTCCTGCGGGCAGTTACCTCGGAGGACGGCATGACGGCCGACTTCTACCGGTTCCCGTGGGAGCTGCTGGAGCGCATCTCCAACCGCATCGTCAACGAGGTGCCGCAGGTCAACCGGGTGGTCTACGACATGACCTCAAAGCCCCCGGGCACGATCGAGTGGGAGTAA